In the Campylobacter lari genome, AAATTTTTTCTTTTTGTAGATTTTTTCTATTCTAGCACATAATTTTGCATAATCTAAAAATTTTTTACTTTTAGCTTCTAATTCTATTAAGACTTTTTGCTCTTGAATTCTTTCAAAATCCAAAAGCCCTATAATACATTTAAATTCTAAGCTAACTTTTATATGACTTTGCATTCTTGTTTTCCGATTAATCTTAAAATATTTGGTATATGCTTATAAATAACTATAAAAGCGATAATAAATATCGGCGCATGGGTGTTAATCACAGGCATATCATAATGAAATATAAAAGAAGTTATGATTAAAACAACCAAGGCTCCAAGCGAAGCTAAGCTTGAAATTTTAAATACCTTTCCTATGATAAACCAAGCTAAAACCGCAGATATAATTTCAAAAGGTAAAAATACTGCTAAAACTCCAGCTCCAGTAGCTACCCCCTTACCCCCTTCAAATTTTAAATAAGGAGAAAAACAATGGCCAAATACCGCTAAAACCGCCATAGTCCATAAGATATTTTCATCATAGCCTAAAAATTTTGTTACTAATATAGGTATAATCCCTTTAAGTGCATCTAGAACAATAGTTGCAACAGCAAGTGTTTTGGCAAGCTTAGGATCACTTTCTTTTACTACTCTTAAAACATTAGTAGCGCCTATGCTTTTACTACCTACAT is a window encoding:
- a CDS encoding dihydroneopterin aldolase, giving the protein MQSHIKVSLEFKCIIGLLDFERIQEQKVLIELEAKSKKFLDYAKLCARIEKIYKKKKFKTIEKSLKYICKDIKKHHKKLQFIHITCYKPDIIKNARVGASLSKKY
- the plsY gene encoding glycerol-3-phosphate 1-O-acyltransferase PlsY; the encoded protein is MENLIIYLLAYLIGAIPFGLLLAQIFAKTNIKNVGSKSIGATNVLRVVKESDPKLAKTLAVATIVLDALKGIIPILVTKFLGYDENILWTMAVLAVFGHCFSPYLKFEGGKGVATGAGVLAVFLPFEIISAVLAWFIIGKVFKISSLASLGALVVLIITSFIFHYDMPVINTHAPIFIIAFIVIYKHIPNILRLIGKQECKVI